GGAGGTGCTTGTCATCCTTGACGCAGAGATGTCCTCCCAGCACCTTTCCGTCCTTCTCATAGGTGGAGAGGAAGTAATTGTTCTTCTCCATCTCATTGGGTGTTATCATCATCGGAGGAAGGCCCTTGACCTTTCGGAACTCTTTGTTGATCTCCTCGAACTCCGCGTATTTCTCGTTGAATCGGATGACGATGGTCGGATCCTCGAGGGCCTTGGTGATGTGATTCCTGGTCTCCCTCTTGTCCATCCCGTTCCAGATATCCTCTATGCTTCGGTTGAGGTCCAAGACCAGGGTCTGAGAGACCTCCATCTTGAAACCAGGCTTTTCCTCGGAGAATGTGGAATTCTTGAATTGAACCGCGTCTACGCCTTCCACGTCGTAGATCTCATCGCTAAACCATATCTCGCTGATTACGAATGGTCCCATCTTTCTGCGGAATTCAATCATGATATCTACCAATTCGTTCTTTCGATTTGGCTATTCCCCGCCTAGTTTATATTGATTATTGATTCAAAGCTGAACATTGATATCCGATAATTCGTTGATCTGGGTGGGTGACGGGGGTCGACTGAACTGCGGATCCTTCCCGAATCGAGTGGAGGACCGTACGTGATAAAGGATATCTTCATACGACGACAAACTAGGCGTTTGAATATCCGTTGAATAATAAATGGAACCGGGTCACCCCGGGTCACAAAAGGACCTGAAAAACCAATGCTCATCACTAGCCACTTATTTTTATTTGACGTCATTGGCGACAAATAGTTCAAAATACAGGTTGTGGATTATTGTATCGATTTTGGATTTTACCATGCGCGTCGCCTTGATCACGTTCAATATATCCGGTGGGCTCAATCACTATATCGCATGTTTGGCCAATGAACTGTCGAAGATATGCGAGCTACGCGTGTTCACTCCGTACGGGTTCGATAAAAGCTGGATCGACAATGTGGATATCCACGAGATGCCGATCCCCAACAGCAAGGCCGCCTTTGGCCGTATGATCTTCCATCCCCAAAGGTTCCTGGAAATGTTCGATGAGATCCGGGACTTCAGGCCAGACATCATCCATATCAATGAGAGGAATCTTGGGTTCTTTCCGGTCCTGAGGATGTTCGACAACAAGAAGATCGTCCTGACCATCCACGATCCAGTCCGCCACATCGGCTCCGGTTCCTGGTATTCCGGAATAGAGACCGCAGCTTTCATGAACATGGCACAGAACATCATCGTCCATGGAGAGAAGTTCAGAAAATGCTATCCCAACAAGCAGGTGTTCGTGATCCCGCACGGTGAGTATGGGCGTTTCCAGGGGACCACTAATGACGTCCCCGAGGAGCCGGATACGCTGCTGTTCTTCGGCAGGATCACCATGTACAAGGGGATAGACATCCTGATCAAGGCGATGAAGGACGTATGGAGCGCCCGGCCTCAGACCAGATTGATCATCGCCGGGAACGGCGACCTGAAGGCCCTCGGGATCGATACCACCGGCGAGGACAGGATCGAGGTGCTCAACAGCTATATCCCTAACGAAGAGGTCTCCAAGCTCTTCCAACGAGCCTCCGTTGTCGTGCTGCCCTATATCGAAGGGACGCAGAGCGGGGTGCTGGCGACCTCATTGGCACTAGGCAAGCCGACCATCGCCACCCGGGTGGGATGCTTCGAGGAGACCCTCGCGGACGGCAAGAACGGCATACTGGTCGATCCCGGGGACGATAAGGCCCTGAGCAAGGCCATAATCGAGCTTCTTGCGAACGATGACCTGAGGAAGGATATCGGGAAGAGGGCCAAGGAATATTCCGATGCGTACCTACAATGGGCCCCGATCGCCAAAGTGACGCTGGAATCCTATCAGAAGGTCCTGGACGGCAGCCATAAGTAGCCATGGACCGGACCGGTCCAGGCCTTGCACCATTTTCCTTTGTGCTTCCTCCAGCTGGAATGATGTCAGCATGGATCGAGTAGATACAATCTGGCCAGTCCTGTAATTAACGAAGGTTTATGTATCTTCAGATTCCTGACAGTCCACAGTCATGTCAATTGAATCTAAACAGGATTATATTTTCTATATGAAAGCCGATGAGGTCTCCCTGTTCATCCCGGAAGGGTCATTGGGGCGGATCAGGGAAAGGCTGCTAAATCGGATCTGGAAATTCCAGCGCATTCTCCGTCAGACGGAGTACTACACGAATTGCAGGAAGGGTAAGATATGGCTGCCTTTCGTGGTGATCATGCAGTATCGTCTCAGCCGTTACGGCTTCAAGCTGGGGTATGAGATCCCTCCAAACGTGTTCGGTCCCGGATTGTCGATAGCACACCAGGGATCCATAATCGTCAACCGGTATGCCAGGATCGGAGAGAACTGCCGGATCAACAACGGCGTCACCATCGGGACCCAGGCCGGTTTTTCCGACCGGTGTCCCACCATCGGCAAAAACGCG
The Methanomassiliicoccales archaeon genome window above contains:
- a CDS encoding glycosyltransferase family 4 protein, which translates into the protein MRVALITFNISGGLNHYIACLANELSKICELRVFTPYGFDKSWIDNVDIHEMPIPNSKAAFGRMIFHPQRFLEMFDEIRDFRPDIIHINERNLGFFPVLRMFDNKKIVLTIHDPVRHIGSGSWYSGIETAAFMNMAQNIIVHGEKFRKCYPNKQVFVIPHGEYGRFQGTTNDVPEEPDTLLFFGRITMYKGIDILIKAMKDVWSARPQTRLIIAGNGDLKALGIDTTGEDRIEVLNSYIPNEEVSKLFQRASVVVLPYIEGTQSGVLATSLALGKPTIATRVGCFEETLADGKNGILVDPGDDKALSKAIIELLANDDLRKDIGKRAKEYSDAYLQWAPIAKVTLESYQKVLDGSHK
- a CDS encoding GNAT family N-acetyltransferase is translated as MGPFVISEIWFSDEIYDVEGVDAVQFKNSTFSEEKPGFKMEVSQTLVLDLNRSIEDIWNGMDKRETRNHITKALEDPTIVIRFNEKYAEFEEINKEFRKVKGLPPMMITPNEMEKNNYFLSTYEKDGKVLGGHLCVKDDKHLRQLISGSNINEETGVSRTIYGRANKLAIWLMIKHFKEQGLQEFDFGGYATVDVTEELAGINRFKAGFGGTQVDKHSYMKSYSKSYNASKSLFLTALSAGNRLKRFGKK
- a CDS encoding DapH/DapD/GlmU-related protein; protein product: MSIESKQDYIFYMKADEVSLFIPEGSLGRIRERLLNRIWKFQRILRQTEYYTNCRKGKIWLPFVVIMQYRLSRYGFKLGYEIPPNVFGPGLSIAHQGSIIVNRYARIGENCRINNGVTIGTQAGFSDRCPTIGKNAFIGPGAQIFGSITIGDNVAIGANAVVTKSFLEDGISIGGVPARKISEKGSRKLHINSIERLKARQEKESKN